A part of Aegilops tauschii subsp. strangulata cultivar AL8/78 chromosome 2, Aet v6.0, whole genome shotgun sequence genomic DNA contains:
- the LOC109739648 gene encoding ubiquinol oxidase 1b, mitochondrial, with translation MSSRMAGATLLRHLGPRLFAAAEPASGLAASARGIMPAAARIFPARMASTEAAAPHAKQEDDAASPQAAATPEQQNKKPVVSYWGIEPRKLVKDDGTEWPWFCFRPWDTYRPDTSIDVTKHHEPKALADKVAYFVVRSLRVPRDLFFQRRHASHALLLETVAAVPPMVGGVLLHLRSLRRFEHSGGWIRALMEEAENERMHLMTFMDVTQPRWWERALVLAAQGVFFNAYFVGYLISPKFAHRFVGYLEEEAVESYTEYLKDLEAGLIENTPAPAIAIDYWRLPADARLKDVVTAVRADEAHHRDANHYASDIHYQGMTLNQTPAPLGYH, from the coding sequence ATGAGCTCCCGGATGGCCGGAGCCACGCTTCTGCGCCACCTGGGCCCCCGCCTCTTCGCCGCCGCCGAGCCAGCCTCCGGGCTCGCCGCGAGCGCGAGGGGCATCATGCCCGCCGCCGCGAGGATCTTCCCCGCGCGGATGGCCAGCACCGAGGCCGCCGCCCCGCATGCCAAACAAGAAGATGATGCCGCGAGCCCCCAGGCGGCCGCGACTCCAGAGCAGCAGAACAAGAAGCCCGTGGTGAGCTATTGGGGCATCGAGCCTCGGAAGCTCGTCAAGGATGACGGCACGGAGTGGCCGTGGTTCTGCTTCAGGCCGTGGGACACGTACCGGCCGGACACGTCCATCGACGTGACCAAGCACCACGAGCCCAAGGCCCTGGCGGACAAGGTGGCGTACTTCGTTGTCCGATCGCTGCGCGTGCCCCGGGACCTCTTCTTCCAGCGCCGGCACGCCAGCCACGCGCTGCTGCTGGAGACGGTGGCGGCGGTGCCGCCCATGGTGGGCGGCGTGCTACTTCACCTGCGCTCGCTCCGCCGCTTCGAGCACAGCGGCGGCTGGATCCGGGCGCTCATGGAGGAGGCCGAGAACGAACGCATGCACCTCATGACCTTCATGGACGTGACGCAGCCCCGGTGGTGGGAGCGCGCGCTCGTGCTCGCCGCGCAGGGCGTCTTCTTCAACGCCTACTTCGTCGGCTACCTCATCTCCCCCAAGTTCGCGCACCGCTTCGTCGGGTACCTCGAGGAGGAGGCCGTGGAGTCCTATACTGAGTACCTCAAGGACCTCGAGGCCGGCTTGATCGAGAACACGCCCGCCCCGGCCATCGCCATCGACTACTGGCGCCTCCCCGCCGACGCCAGGCTCAAGGACGTCGTCACCGCCGTGCGCGCCGACGAGGCGCATCACCGCGACGCCAACCACTACGCATCGGACATCCATTACCAGGGAATGACGCTGAATCAGACGCCTGCGCCGCTCGGGTACCACTGA